The DNA segment CGTCCACACAAAACGCAGGTAGGTGGCGGTGTAGGAGTGCAGCACCTTACGGATCTGCCGGCCCTCCTGCTCTGCCAACATTTTCTCCGCATAGCGCTTACCGCTGGCCATAAAGATAGAGCCAAACGCCATCACCAGCAGGAACCACTGAGAGAGCGGCACATCCGCCGCCACCCCACCGGCCACCGCACGCAACAGGAAGCCGGAGGACACCAGCACAATATCCAGCACCATCTGGTGTTTCAGGCCGAAGCAGTAGCCTAGCTGCAACACAATGTAGACGGCAATAACGATGGCCAGCGGCCCTCCGGAGAGAAAGAAGCCCAGCAGCACTGCCGCCAGCATGAGGACAATGCCCATAGCGTAGGCAACACCCAGCGGTAGCACCCCCGAAGCAATGGGGCGGAAGCGTTTCACCGGGTGCGCCCGGTCTGCCTCCACATCCTGCGCATCGTTAATGAGATAGATGGAGGAGGACGCCAGGCAGAACGTGATGAATGCGTAGAGAACCTGCAGAAGCACCTGCGGATCCGTCACCACCGCCGTACCGGCAGAGATGGGCACCATCAGCACCAGCACATTCTTCACCCACTGGCGCGGGCGAAGCGCCTTCCACATGGCCTCCGCCAGGTTCTTCGGCGGCCGCAGCTTCCGGCCTTCTTTCTCCATCTCCGCTGCCGACGTTGTTTCCTCAAACATCACATCGTCAGCAGTATCGCTATTGGCATCCGCCGCATGGGGGGACGGGTTAGCACGATCCGCCATCGTTTGTGTCCTTTCCGAGGGAAAGACTAACGGTGGGAAATCTACCCAGTAGGCTCCCCACCGACAGCCACATGGCTACAGACCGAGGCTCTCGCGACGCTCGGTAATGTTGCGGGCGATCTTGCCCACTTCCGGCTCATCGATCACCGACAGGTGGTCGCCCTTCAACGGCACCACAGTGAGATCCTTCACAATCTTGCCCCAGCCGCCATCCGGGTCAATGGTGGCGTAGCGTGGCTCCAGCTCGATAGCACCGTCGTGCATCCGCTCCGCCCGGTACAAGGTGACAGGCACCTGCACAGACGCCCATGTCTCCATATCCAGGTTGGCGAGCATACGGTTATCGACGAAGGAGGCACGCTGGTGCTCCAGCACCGCCGCCGACACACCCGTGTTGGATAGATCTGCGGTGGCTGCCATCTGGGCAAACAGCTTCATCATGCCGTCTTCGCCCTGGGCGTCCAGAATGTCGTGGGG comes from the Lawsonella clevelandensis genome and includes:
- a CDS encoding decaprenyl-phosphate phosphoribosyltransferase translates to MFEETTSAAEMEKEGRKLRPPKNLAEAMWKALRPRQWVKNVLVLMVPISAGTAVVTDPQVLLQVLYAFITFCLASSSIYLINDAQDVEADRAHPVKRFRPIASGVLPLGVAYAMGIVLMLAAVLLGFFLSGGPLAIVIAVYIVLQLGYCFGLKHQMVLDIVLVSSGFLLRAVAGGVAADVPLSQWFLLVMAFGSIFMASGKRYAEKMLAEQEGRQIRKVLHSYTATYLRFVWTMSATALVLCYSLWAFQQGQMPSAHPGASLWYEISMVPWAIAVMRYAVDVDRGDAGAPEDIALKDHVLQVIALLWLVCIVLAVYVFGG